GTAGATGTCGGCCAAAAATGTCTGCTGGATACCAGAACCTGCCGCTCCCGACCGCTCTGCTGGACCAGGAATGCCCGCCATATGCTCCATCTCATTGAACAAATACAGCGCCCTCCTGCTTGAATTCCCagtcttcaagccagaactgcgtcaggtgccaggtacccaggccaagcatGGTATCCATCATCACATCACCACCACAAGCCCACTGACACATGCCAAGTTCTGCCGCCCAAGAAACTCCAGGATGCTAAATGAGCATTTGCcaagatggaaaggatgggtatctggaaaaaGGCATTGAGTCCATGGGtgtccccccttcacatggtgaagaaaccagacagttcctggaggccctgtggggactatcgttgGCTGAACCTAGTGACAACACTGGACCACTATCCATGCCAAACATGCAGGTCCTAACAGGAGCCCTGCACAGGGCCAAGATATTAACAAAATGGATTTcctcaagtcctattttcagatGTCTGTACATCCCGACaacgttccgaagacagccatcatcacgcagtttgggacatataccttctcctactccaacttcggcctcaggaacaccggggccacattccaacggctgatggacagcatcttgggggacctacctttctgcatctgctgCATGGACGGCATCCTGCTCTTCTCCAGGTTCCCAAAGGAGCACCTGGGTCATGTCCGGGCTGTGCCGAAACGCCTTCCAGAGAACGGGCTGGTCGTCAGATTTGACAAATGTACCTTCGGAGTGGAGAgggtagacttcctgggacatgAGGTCTCTCTGACAGGTGtctgccccatggcctccaaggtggatgcagcgaaggattttccaacaccaaaaacgataaagtccctgcaggagttccttcgcatggtcaactactaccgacGATTCATGCCGGACATTGCCCACATCGTGTATCCCCTGACTGGAGTGATGAAGGCCAAAAGCACTGATTTGAGAATTCCCGCAGCAAAAGGCGTTCAAACAGTCGAAGGCAACTCttgccaaagccaccaccttagCATACCAATACCCCACTGCCCCCCTGAGACTTGCCACCGACGTCAGCAATGTCGCTTGCAGAGccgtgctggagcagatagtagacAGTTCCCCCTGCCTGCTTGCGTTTTGTAGCCACAACTTAAAGCCACCAGAGACCCACTACAGTGCATTAGACggggaactgctggcaatctaccaagctgtgCAGCACTTTAAGTACTTCTTGGACGGCAGCCCATTCACTaccctgacagaccacaagctgTTGGTACATGCATtcaaataaattcagtccacctgggcatagactatgAAGACCTGGTGATGAAACAGGTCTGCAGACCAGGAAACAGCAGCTTACAGGCCAGACCAGGAAACGGCTGACTGAAGTGGGAAGATGTGCCAATAGGTGAATCTGGATAGACACttctctgcaacaccagcacaggccacccaCTCCCACTGATACCCACGTCACGAAGAAAGCAGGCatttgacatcatccacagggtgtcccatccatcaggacaaACAACAAAGagcctgatgacagagaaatttgTGTGGCACAGGATAAGGAAGGATGTACGAGAATGGGCGAAGAACTGCAAACCGTGCCAAACAAGTAAGATCACAAGAGACAAGGAATCAGCCATcggagacttccctcaaccacaGCGATGTTTCAggcacatccatgtagacgtcgTAGGACCTCTGCAGCAATCAGGGgatgccagatacctcctgacagtcaCAGACCGTTCCACAAGATGACCagaagcaaccccaatggtagaagcatcaacaagcgcCTGCACGGAAGCCCTGCTATCAAGTTGGATAAGCCGTTTCAGTGTGCCTGAcgatataactacagacaggggcccgGCGTTCttgtcagaactctgggtctccctggcatgcataatggggacaacactccacagtatGACAGCAGCCAATGGTATGGTGGAAAGGACCCACtgttcattgaaagcagctctgatggcacgttgtACTGACGAGAATTGGAAGgcgcagctgccctgggtcctgctgggtctccacaccgCACCAAGGGCAAACGGCAAGGAATCTCCCACAGAAAAAGTCAACAGCAAAGTATTGGccatacctggagaattcttccccacggAGCCGGACGACCCGGATACACCCCTTCCAAGACTTAGAGAAATTGAATTTAAGTTCGCACCCTGCTAGAAGACTTTCGTggacaggacccataacttcagccGATAAGGCCTGAAAACCTGTACACATCTTCACGAGGAATGACACCCaatgcccacccttgaccagaccataccgAGTCTtcagtagaacatccaaggcctacctcgtcaacatccatgggtgggaagactggatatctatcgacaggttaaagccagccttctTAATGGACAGAGGAACCTGGGAGGAAACCAGCAGatgtcccagaattcctccacaaaacaagacctcgGATGAAGAGATTGGCATCTCGAAACGAGGccgaggacgtcccaagggccgcactaaggatgTCATCAGCCCGGCAAAACTGCCGGATGACTCAGCAGTTGAAACCACCCCACAACCGCAGATATCAAGAACTCGGggtcggctcctgctcccaagaagataccatgattaacattcaacagatcttccaatcattatttcatagtaATTGTCCTGGGGGTAGTatacttgtaaagacgtcttctttacccattaattacgatcatgtatcgaatctatcaacgcagcaagaatcttgtgtatatatttgtatgtagaatttcctggccttttcaccaatatatatttttatcactgtatgtacattgtctctattattgttatttgattgactgttaaacACAAGTTGCTCTCACTCAGTGTGTGGGTCACGGATATCTGGGGTCGGGCACCACCtttccgtccgcacgctgctatgtataccttatgcccaggtaataaataatcagtacccagttctgtttTCTTTGACCTCACACCACTTTATAGagcattttctatttcttcttctgaaaTGTCATTTccatatgcatattttattccTCCAGATCCGGAGATCATACAAATGATCTTTGCATTGGAGATCTGTTTGGTATTTCTATTTCTGTATCTGGGTACAGATTCATTGTCAGTTTCTTTGTGTTCTTTTTGGtcttatttccattatttctatATGCTTCCATTGTTTGCTCTGGTGCAGAGTCCTCTTCCCTGGCTGCCTGGATTTTTGTTGGTCTTCTCTCGGGAGTTACTGATTGGGTTTCCCTctgccttttttctgttttcagggGCTTCTTCTTGCATCAGTGCTTCCCACTGTTCAGTCTCAAGCAAGGTTATTATGGCTTCTTCCTCAGTCTGGTCCTTGGTTATTTGCTTTGTCACGTTCTTGATTCTCCTGGTTCTCGAGTTCTTGATTCTCATGGTTCTGAGTCTCTTGGGTTAACTGATCCTGCTCTAACTTCCTTGTAACTTCCTTTGCAAATATGACCTCCTTGGGAATTTTCACTATTTGTAGTCCATTTGCTTCGTAAATTTTCTCTAGTGTTTTCTGGAATGTGCTGGGAACTGCTGCCTCATTCATGTTGGCCATGATGAAAATGCAGTGTTTTATTATGTTCTGTTTGCTGGGGGGCATACTCCACTGGCTGGTTTGATTTGAAGGCACCGGCTGTCTTTGGCCACTGGGGCCTTGACTGGTGGGTCTATTTGTGGGTGCTGCTGTGGCTGTGTAAGTTGGAGACTCCATGTTTGTCTTCCTCCTTTGCCTCTCTTctttcatcaatttcttataaatcttcttcctttcagggCATCTCATGGCAAGGGTCAGGTGGAATTCTTTGCAAGTCCTGCATTTCAGTATGGCACTTTTGCATTCAGTGTATGTGCTCTTTGCTGCTGCAGTTAGAGCAGATTTTATAGTCTTTTACTTGGGGGCAGTTCTCCAAGTCGGAGATTTTTCTCCAAGTCTCTTCTCCATGAAACTTCTGGATACCACTATACCACTGTATGGGCagagctaatgacgacagacaatcgtcattcccatataaggagtttttttattttctgcataatgATTGGTTCCTTAATAACCGCCCCTTTCTGGTCACGTCATAGAAGCTACCAGAACAAATTTttgatgcaatgtggatcgaatattgcgccatgttacaaaggcatggcatgagataccagGTGGTGacgtttccacaagaaagggttttcattgaGTCACTAATTGTCCAAGAGgtgttgacaacagtaactgactggtgaTGACATCTTCGAGCAAATACAAGAAGCAGGCACATcttggaaaagaaatatttctttttcaatatatttcttcaacattactgcatctacccatgacacttaaaaatgaaactgttccATAAAATCCAAACAAGATCTAAGCTCCTTGGCTTCTGTTTTCCTTAACGAGATTTCACTTATTCAATcagaaaatttaccaaaaatgcACCcaataaaaaactttcaaaatatgatagaatttaaaaaatttaaaatatattaacactgatttttctcaagaaaaaaatcccagcccgagaagaaccttCTACAGACACCATATCATTTATAACTGTACAACATGTCAAGAACCCTGTTTccatgaaaatacattttgaatatcTTTTCATCATCAAcaaacacatttccatataaTAAGTAGTATCTTTTTACAGCCAAAGCACTGAATTCACCAGTCACTTGGAAATGGAAAAGACTTATATAACTTCAATGAAAATGATGTAGATTCGTTACCCAGATCCAAATATAGACAGGAAATTTCTACAGCATTactaaacagaaggaaaaatgataaaattttaaaggcCGCGGAACTAACTACGGTAGCACCTCATCTTATTAAATTCCACCACAACAAAGATTTCCATATAACAAAGAAACTTACAAATCTGCTTCTATAAGTAATGATGCCAGACATACAATTCTGAAACAACCTTGACATATTCTAAACAAGCAATCATGGGTTCCTTTTCACTTGCATGTTTAACCCTACTGCCCCCCCATCCCCAAATTGCCTCCACAGTATTTCCCAAATCTGCTAAATCAAGTCTTGTGAAACAACCttgtagataaataaacaagctCATGGGTTCTTTAAATTTTGATTAACCCCTTGTACCCCAAATTGCCTCCACAATTTCTCATACTCAATAAATTCTTGTGAATTGATTgtagtgtaaataaaacaacttCTCCCACTCATTAAATTTTTGTCAGTTGTTTGTGATGTAACTCAATTTTTCCAActctttaaaattttgtgaattgttTGTAATCTAAATAAAGCAATTTCTCCTACTCATTAAATTTTTGTCAATTGTTTGTATTGTAAATAATGCAAATTCAAGCAGGTTTGGTGATTTTCTTTTGTGCAATTAGAGGCCAtgcaaattaaatatttcatcacagatcatgaatatataagtacagtactttAGTGTACCAACAGAGTAATGATTTCTTGCATATAATCCTTATAGATTCCAAAGAGACACTGATGTGTCACATTAAGATAATCCTAAGACCAGTGCACATACACAGCACAGTGAAATTGCTGCACCACTGTTGTCCAACTTACtttaataattactgaaatgtaaatcagtaaatatgaataattttctcaGCTAATTTTGCCCATGACATTCCCAGTGTAGTTTACAAGAGCAACTGTATGGAATGTCACTCTCTCTTTGATTTACTGGGATTCCTGCTAAAATCCTGTATTAAACCATGTATTGAAAACTAGTGACTGACGGAAAGGCTCCAAGCTGTCTGTTGGTGGTTCTAGAGCATTCACTGTGTGTATgcttattgatttttcattctgatattttgatgaaatttatcactacaaagaaaagtatataatGCATGAATATTGTACTACAATGTGTTTTTTTAATCCTGTCGGGATGACTATGGGTTCCTTTTATTCAATACTTTAATTTCCTAATGGTCCTGTTAGTACTGAATTGGTGAATTTATTTAGTACTTATTaactaatgttaattttttcctaaCCTATAGTTATtccataaatttttgaaatcaaCCTGATGCAtgcagattttaattttaatatgggGTTCATTTAAAATCTCAGTAATGTTGTGTACTATGCACAACTGTTCTAGAGatacttaggagagagagagagagagtgaacttaGACAAGAGTCAGAAGACCAACACATAGATGCATGCACTGTCTTAGCTTCTTAGTAATACTGTACTCAATAAGATGGCATCACCACACACTCAGATGTTATATCTAATCATTAAAAGTACTGCACTTGTATTGAAACAGTGTTCCACTGATGGCTGGGGGACTCATAtgattaattctttatatattatcaaatatctGAGTGTCCTGGAACTTATTCACATTAAACCAACTCGTGTAGCACTGTTTCTATTGTGTTAAGTATTAATGTGCCATTTTTATCAACAAtgtaagtgtacagtatatagtctTGCTGTGATAACTGAGCTACACCTACTGTCATCTTTCCcctgaaatatttttcacaagttaacaaaaaagaaacaaagaacattaaaaatacaGGCTGTAGGGTATTCTTATATGCTGCTTATTGTTACGGAATGTACACAAGTTATGTATCAAGTAagcatatacagtgtgtgtatgtaggaaCTCTCATCTACAATTATGGAGGTTTCTTGCTAGGCTAACTTTCAAAATGTGAGGCACTGTGTGGGtaaattaccttaaaataataaatgtaaaatccaGGTGAGGTTACACTAGAAATTATACAAATTACTGTATCCAGGGCATCCGAGCTGGCGCTGGGATATTATGCAAGCTCATTTGAAGGCTAACCATCGGGTCTGTGTCATTTACCAAATTTGGCTGTTCTTCAAAAAGCCAGACCCCTGGATTACCAGATAAGCTGAGGGGCTACTGTAGTTAAGAACGAAATGACCAAATCAAGTCTATAGCTTAGAGACTGTGGACATTACCAAGCAAATGCCCTTAGCACAAAAGAGCAATGAAGTATGATGACAAAATTTGagcaaagaaaaattgaatgaacTATTAATAATGTGAACGGaaaatcaatatactgtattacaatCCAAAGATAGAAATCACATCCATGCAGTCAttacacaaaagaatgaaaatcttGATGTGCATGGGTACATTCCAAATCCTTGCATCAATTGTCATCACTTATATGCATATTGTACCTTTCAAAGATTACCAATACTCTAGCAAACATTCAGACCTCCATACAGATGatgtatgcatacatttgtaCCAAACAGATCTCCTATGTAACAGGATACTGAATGCTGAATTTAAACTGAGAAAAACTGGGTCATCATGACAcagcatattctctttcttccaattcTTCTCAAATGACAGACAGCTTTGCAAATACAGGAAGTTAATTTGCCCAAAATTGGTTACTTTTAATATGTGTTCTTCCTTGAGCAGCCAGTCAATAATACTGTCAAGATCCTTGGATGCTGAGGTGGATTTCTGAAGACGGGACaataatctgaaaagaaaaacagattttaGAAATGACTTTAAAACTACTCAAAAGACCATTCCAATATTGAATACTCGGGGGCATTACCTAAGTCTTCTTCTGAAGTCTTACACTAAAAAGCACAGTatattgtaatttgttattttgtttcatcACACACCTTTTAGTGCTTATAATTTAGCCCAGCTTCATGTTCCCCAAATTTCTACACAAATCCATCTCAAACTTCCTTAACAGGCCAAAGAAAACATTAGTCAGCAGGTAACTGTGAGCCTGTGCACATGGGTTCCAATCCTCAGCATTTAACAGTCACACGTTGCATGCGTCTTTTGAACTGTCAACAGCTCACAGAATTCAGACTTCCTGATTCCTTGCTAGAGGAATGCCTTCATTTGCTTACAAAGTCAGTCAAGCATTAATCCACTATTTTATCTCCTTATTTCTGGATTTTAGGGTCCCGAAGGAAATAGTCCATTCAGGTTAAATcttaattccgttgctagatgaAGAccataaatgaaatgctggagtttcACTGCCCcacagagcgagctccactagatggcaATCAATGGAAAAGGGTGAACCACAAAAAGTACTAACCTTtctagagattcccaatgtcaaaagtcccaacaaGAGAATAGCCGATATATAGAATTTGCACTACTcaggactgtatacaaggcaacactagtcatTCCATTTTAAACGTTTTTTACGTTCAAAATTTCGTTCCTTATTTTGTaactattttggatttttaaacCATCCTCGCAGGTTCTTCTTAAAACaattgagtaccagtgttttaaagtttttatggAAGAaagctccttattttcctttagtttaataaaaaggaatttaaacgGTCTCGATCTCCTCTCTACGTCGTCTGGACCTCTGCTGGTCTTGAAtctcatgtttgttttgtgtttttatagtgccctttttatttgggatattttaccattaatgatcctactttagtgggtttgattaattttatgtttgttctgtcacccatttactacgagaagtgcatgtttagcgtttaggctaaaAGCTTTTCACTGCCTGACCAATCAATTAAGAGAACTTTTTATCATGGCTACACTTATAGTGCTAGTTTTTATTACGTTTTTTCCAATGTTTGGGGTTATTTTGGTATTCATTTTGGTTTAAGTCAGTGCTAGTAATTCACCTTTTATCATGGCAAGAAAGCTTAATGAATGATTTTAGCGTTTGGGATCCTAAATTttggcccattcgctttttatttttttacgagaaGTGTTTTTGAGGAGTACTGTATGTTGCATTTCCTTACACCTCTGTTtagttgtttttcctttaatgttAAAGGTCAGTTCTTATTggcctattttaataatttgtcttattttagcctttggggatcttattttcattggttttgttattgactttgtttttataattttgtttattttgtgaattttgatatttttcctggTCAAaatgctgtcttgctgtttaggctacgtggttcctggcagatatatattagCTGTATTTTGGCCTTATTTTgtccttgttttagactcacttctctaaactatgggaacatgattttcattggtacatttaatttttgaccttgtgcttggatgcttttgatttttgttaattttgggtacCATTCCATTTAACTGGAGATTTTCATGTCCCACTGTCCATGTTGGGTTGGGGttctatcctcctacatgtaccttatagacaaattttgttttattaaattttgagttattggttatcattaaaatatcattttgttcatcgTCAACTTAGCCTGTCAGTTATATAACTCTTTTTCCCTTCTGGGAAAAATCGTTATTGGAGGGGGGAAGTTCTCGATCTGAATaggagtttcatgtcggtgatcttgTTCTGTACATGTGatttttatgtctggtgcttccctttgtttggttttagctTGATATATTGCCTACAGTcaccctctccctgtttgctTTTCACTAGGCTAATGTTCTccaataagttaagctggaatagcgagggtttataGCCTGGTGAGTTCAATGATTCTTTGGGTTGCACCAGTGGCATGACCGGgactctccccactcctgttcacacttcatTTACTGACTATATATAAAAGGAGCATTTTGACCAACCACctgagtccccttctctcccttttatcaaCAGgactctctctccccttggtttgttttcaatcAGGTTTGTTAAGTCCCCAAGGCTTGAaccaatttatccttattttatgttgtagcctacatcccctccctgGTCATGATTGATTGTCCCTCAGTGTCCAGgcctgagttggcactccacctgacCTGGATTACTGTCACCTCCCCCTGCTGTTCAcactttttatctttcattgctctccaGCAaggttttgcccttcctctccttttctctcgctcttgtcgtgatctgtccacgggggtgaccacaatgggactagagtGCTGTCCACCCTGGTCGAGGGCAAAAACCTCCTGGCCTATCaacccccttccttttacgtccaCCTgaccttcgtggtgcttcctacatgtttgcacctcactgttgggatctcatacgaggccagatcggcgttttccacctaactgtcttcttgCTTTGTTTACTTTCGACGTTCCCCCTCCCTGGTACCTGttggtgtttcgttatcttgttgggtcCAGGCcttactgctacggcggttttagtgtttagcggtcggcgtttaaaaacaaaatcaagattaaaatatacctCCTAACCTTTTCCTCTCTTGGATAGGATGAGCCCACTTCCTTCATAACCTTCAACactttgttcaaacatgatcgcgaCCAaggttccgttgactctgtttttatgtcagatgagttttgtcctgttagccccgTTTTCTCCTGTGGTTTTCTCCGGCCtttcctggtcctgggagtccgacagaggtccaggcctagaagtgttatggggccgatctggagtGCGGAAACTCTGGTCCGGCATCCAGTTCCAGCATGCCCTCTCATACGTTTTCCATAAGTTTTGTCAAGCGTGCAGGAATGCTGCTTCCTGCAACAAACCAGGTACCTAGAAGATCCCATTCGGGACATCTTTTTCGATTTATGGTTTGCCACCGAAGGTTATGCAATGGCTCTAACAGACTTGATGAACCCGTAACTTTTATAAAGACTCAAGTCACTTTCTTCCGCCaacgcctcatgtgacttattcttgaaaTGGTGGTTgtaaaaagaacgccagtgcattcttagaaagaggctaAAATCCGGCCTTTTACAGACACCAGTCAGATCTCCGCCAAACGGACCTCGGCTTATTATTAGTCTTCTggcaaataaaattttgagagccctgacaggacacatgacTCTTTCTGGTTTCATGTCCACCTGAATTTACCTCCGTCATACTcccttaatctcgaaggtcctgggccaaAATCGGGGGTTTCAGATACGGGTTCTCGATTTAGCCCCCAAAACATCTCCGgagagaacatactgcattatggtTTCTAAAACCTACATTCTCCGATTATTGATAGCTTTCTGAAGTTTTGGGCTAACTCTCTTCGAGAttccagagcagttaggaaaaaaccttccttgtcacattctttgAACTCCGAAGAAAGAGGCTCGAaggtatttttcataaaaacctaggacgacatccaggttccaaaCTCCGTCCTGGAATGATAACTTATtaacagtctcaaaggatctcaagagatcgtaagatccttgttgtcggctgatagtctgaatgcagatAGACTCAGAGCGGTTTACGGAAGTTTTCTGAAGACGtacctttcgaaatggggctgcctgagcagatcgccccggagcgataagtaggtgacgtaattgagacaaaccttttccacagctcctgacatacttttcctttaggggaggGTCcacttctcatcccttttcgacggttcctggtctacgcCCTAAGgtcgacagtaaaaaaaaaaaaaaaaaaaaaaaaagatattctgcCAAGAAGACCTCGTAAGGATCGTGATCCCCCTCGCGTGGGCCCAAAGCAGTGATCTCTTTGGCCAGGGGAAGGACAGGGACCGGGAACGAGTTTACCTCCTTCCTTTTTGAAAACTCTTTGCTCAGGGCTGTGGAGTTGTTGAACCTTTTAAACTAACTACTACGGCCTGGTCACTTGGCTTCCCTTTTGAAGGAGCAGGATCCCAAATTAATCTCAAGACTGATTGTcaaggacacctgttcccctctccaggtgcctgacacgtTCTCCACCTCCAGTGTTgcccccatccctccctgggagcTTGGAAAACAACACCAGGTCTTCCTCTAGGCATGAAGAacccttctgccaacctcgagggTGTGAGCCACTACCTCAGGTGAATCTTGGAAAACGGGAGAGATCTTCCTTCCTGGGTCTCCTCTTAGATTCTCCTTGTTTATTCAGACTGCCAGGAAAAACTGGCATCTGTCTGAGGATCCATAAGTCCCTCAGCTAGGGAAACAAATCgtctccagagaggaaatggtccccagcaaactcgtccattccagctgtggggtctttccttccctctttgaaggatgagactttttctTACCCCTTGCATTgctactgacgttcctgggatggaaaggcttgttttgaaaatgtatccaGGCATTTCCATCTGAAGATATCCCAGATAGATTCACATggatcttctaaccccggactcaGATGGGAATTTTTCAgcgttcactagaagtcctagggactttgtcaactgaaaattcgcattcaggtcctccagacaccttgagCTGAAaagtcttatgaacagtttcaatGGAGAggtaatcttttccccaggtgatACGAATTACCCGCccgtgaagccatctcgccacatttctcatgataa
The sequence above is drawn from the Macrobrachium rosenbergii isolate ZJJX-2024 chromosome 15, ASM4041242v1, whole genome shotgun sequence genome and encodes:
- the LOC136846261 gene encoding uncharacterized protein: MGTTLHSMTAANGMVERTHCSLKAALMARCTDENWKAQLPWVLLGLHTAPRANGKESPTEKVNSKVLAIPGEFFPTEPDDPDTPLPRLREIEFKPYRVFSRTSKAYLVNIHGWEDWISIDRLKPAFLMDRGTWEETSRCPRIPPQNKTSDEEIGISKRGRGRPKGRTKDVISPAKLPDDSAVETTPQPQISRTRGRLLLPRRYHD